The region CCAGAGGCTCACGTAACAGACACAGCCAAAAAAGGAGTGGGAACAGGCTCAGGCACTTCAAAACAGACTAGAGACTCTCGATATGTAATTTCAAACTTTTATTCGATGATGActcaacacggtaccatgtttcagcacatacgtgcctgcttcaggagtcgtgTTAGATATGTTTGACAATCACAAATATTTTCGGCGCTGTATCTTTAGAATGTGATCAAACGGGCTTTAAAAAGACCATTAATGGATTTAAGGAGTAGTATCGCTTTCAGTTCTACAAGCGACACTACTCCTTAAATCCATTAACGGTCTTTTTAAAGCCCGTTTGATCACATTCTAAAGATACAGCGCCAAAAATATTTGTGATTGTCAAACATATCTAACacaactcctgaagcaggcacgtaTGAGCCGAAACTTAATACCATGTCATCAGCTTAGTATGGATCATAAcagtgctatttactgaatctggaccTTGTTTTAAAATTTGTCTTGATGCTGAATTTGTTATCCACGCAGACAGAAGAATGAAATAGTTTAATCTGGACACCCATGCCAGACTTGAGTGTCCTGCATGCAGCAGGGATCAACCTTCTGCATTTATTCCTTTTTCTGCTCACTGCTCTCACAATGAGCCATCCTACCTGCACACTCGTATCCTTTGAACTCCAGCAGGGTTTCCCTCTACTGATTTTATACTCTTCCCCTTTCTCTGGGGTCTTTCCCTAGTATCTACTCCTCAGTACTTGAAAGAACACCTTCTCTGTCACACTACACCTTTCATCACTCAGCCCAAGCTCACTGACTTGCTTCCACTTCAGATACACAGAATTCCAGAGTTCTGTCCCCATCATCATCCCTACCTCACCGCTCCCCTTCGGACACTGCAGCATTCCACAGTTCAGTCTCTACTACTGTACCTGCCTCGCCACTCCCCTTCAGATAACTGCAGTTTTCTTTCTGCTGTCACCCCTGCTTCACCACTCCTTCACCCGCCTTCAGACACTGCAGAATTCCACAGTTCTGTCTCTAATATTGCCCCTGCCTTGCAAATCCCCTTCAGACACTGCAATATTGaacactttttgtttttttgttacatttgtaccccgcactttcccactcatggcagactcaatgcggcttacatattatatacaggtacttatttgtacctggggcaatggaaggttaaatgacttgcccagagtcacaaggagctgcctgtgcctgaagtgggaattgaattcagtactcagttccccaggaacagagtccaccaccctaaccactaggccactcctccactctttccaGTCACCCTTGCCTCGCTGCTCCCCTTCAGACACTgtagaattccagagctgtgtccTTGTCACTCCCCTTCAGACACTGTAGAATACCACAGTTCTGCTGCACTAGCGCCCCTGCCTCGCCGCTGTCCTTCAGACACTGTAGAATTCCACAGGCTTGTTTCCACTATCGCCCCTGCCTCACTAGTCTCCTTCAGACAATGTAGAGTACCacagttctctctctgccatcgcCCCTGCCTCACTATCCTTCAGACACTGCAGAATTCCAGTTTTGTTTCCACTATCGCTCCTGACTCACCGCTCCCCTTCAGACACTATAGAATTCCAGACCTCTATCCTTGCCACTCCCCTTCAGACATTGTACAATACCacagttctctctctgccatcggACCACACTCCTTCAGGCACTGCAGAATTCCACAGTTCTGTCTACACCATCACCCCTGCCTCACCACGGTCCTTCAGACACTGCAGAATTCTAGTTCTGTTTCCGCTAATGCCCCCCCACGCCTCTCCCCTTCAGACACTGTAGAATTCCAGACCTCTGTCCTTGCCACTCCCCTTCAGACACTGTACAATACCacagttctctctctgccatcgcACCACACTCCTTCAGGAACTGAAGAATTCCACAGTCTGTCTCCACCATCGCCCCCTGCCTCACCACTGTCCTTCAGGCACTGCAGAATTCTAGTTCTGTTTCCGCTAACGCCCCACCACGCCACTCCCCTTCAGACACTGTAGAATACCAGTTCTGTCTCCGCCATTGCCCCTGCCTCACCACTCCCCTTCAGACACTACAGaattccagttttgtttccgcCATCACCCCTGCCTCACCACTCCCCTTCAGACACTGTAGAATTCCAGAGCTCTGTCCCTGCCACTCCACTTCAGACAGACACTGTAGAATACCACAGTTCTCTCTGCCATCGCCCCTGCCATCGCCCCTGCCTCACCGCTCCCCTTCAGACACTGTAGAATTCCACAGCTCTGTCCCTGCTATCGCCCCTGCCTCGCCACTCAAGCTGGTTCTCTACAATTTCTGTTTTCAAATGTATTTTGCTAGCTCACCTTGCCTTTCTGCCTGCCCTGACAAACTCAATTATTCGCTTAAGTTTCAAGCCATTTTAATTCCTTTTAATTTGCATTGAAACAAGCTCCCACTACGGTTAACTTTCATTCCATTAAATTTTTCCTCTAATCCTctcttttattctttcttttcCTGCAGGTATATTGCAGGCTACAGCTACATCTCAATTAGTTCCAATACCAAAAAAAATACAGCGATTCTGCAGCACATTGCCAAGGGAAGGACTGGGTTAGACTCCTGAACTGGATCTtcaggctttttttgtgggggtacttgggggtactgagtaccgacaccttttctattgtcttctaaaattgactcatggtccccaagttttaatgaaagagctcaggctctacacaccaattctgccttgtcatatgattctgtgactgattgcagggtgcctggctattgtagtgggggggggggggggtccctcagtgatcaccccaccctgaagggtggccctggcatttgagtaccggcaccttttttcactagaaaaatgcactggatCTTCCATTCCCTGGGTCAGCTAGGGAAGGCAGTGCTCACAACCCCTTAGGAAAGTTTCCCTCTTTGCTCAGTGGTGACAACTAGTGGTCAGATACAGGTACACACACAGCAGGACCTCAATACAGCAACAGTCTGTGTCACTTCTGAACAAGTACTGTCACTGTAGCAGCTGcagtgtattgggggggggggggggggggaggggaggcttaCAACAAAAGAGGAAAGGCTCATGACACAGTAGCCCAAGAAAGGCTTCATCTGATTGAAATGGAAGTCCAAGGGAgcagatgattttttttaaaccctttaaACTAAATAATGAGCCATTTGTTCTTTGCTTGCAAACTTTACCCAAGGATTTCTGGCTTGAGGTGGTGAGATCCACTTTGGAGAAGATATATACCTATACCTTAGACAGGAGAACCTCCAACATACCAACTGTGACCACAAGATTCCTGTCATACTGCCTCTCTGAAGCCTGGTAGACAAAACAAACAGGGGAAAGCAGGAACGAGCACTGGCTTGTCTAGAGAGGACGGCATAGGTTTACAATGCCTTTGTACTCCCAACAattcctgcctctcccccccccctccttctccggGCCCCTGGCAATCCCACTCCATGTCCTAACAGAGGTTCATCAGTGATGTATGTCCAGCACCCCATCCCAACGATGCCCAGATTAAAACAGAGCACACCACAGATTGCACCAGGGTCCCTTTAATAAAATCTGAAAGGCAGAATAACAAAGGACAGAGAGAACaaattataaaagaaaaagaaagaaaaaattctTACCATTTACAACCACAAAAACTCTGTACAGCTCTAGCAGTGTATcccagggtggggggtggggtgtgtaTGTGCGCAGGAGGGCAGGTGCCTATTTATAAAGGATGTCATAATGGCCCGGCCGGTACAATAAATAGACGTTGGGGACCGAACCCTCAGGGAACACATGATGGTTGGTGGCACCCCCCTCGCCACGATCCATATACTCTACTAGGATGGAGACATTCAGGGCCTGTGCCAGTGCAATGATGTGAATGTGGTCACTCTCCTTCGCCATCGGCTCCACTTCCTGTGTCAGAGGAAGAAGACGACATAGGATTAATAACACAACAAGACACAAGGCTGTTGCTAAATGCCTTTTATAAACATGCTCCTGAACGTTCTCTTTCTAAAAACAGTGCTATATCCTCATGCATCCCACAGTCAcccttttctctttcccttcttgGCCTCACCTGCTGACAGAACTCCTTCACTGTCCTGCCACCCTCAATAAAATGCTGAAAGAACTGGTGCTCCCGCTGCAGATAGCCTGAGGTCAGTAGCCGCAAGTACACCACCAAGTAGTCTGAGATGCTCTGGTCGTTGAAGGCTCCCAAGATGTCGGAGATGGAGCTGCGCTTCTCGACCAGCTCAATCAGGTCCATAAACTGTCAGAACAAAAAAGTGGTTGGGAATGGGGATCCTCTAGTCCATTCATCTGCTGCTCTCCTAACCTCACTTTCCTGCAAGATTTCCTGAGAGtttaaatcttatttatttattaggatttatttactgcctttttgaagcttAGTCAGTAGCTACACAACATACCCAACAGTTTTGGGGTTACTGTAGATAAATGGTCCAGAGTCCAACCTCCCTTCCCACTACTGCTCTCCAGTGCTCCTATCCCAGCTCCAATGCTCACCGTGTTGTGGAAATCCTCAATGGTAAATTCTGTGAAGCCCTGAGTCACCAGATCTTCTTTGCTCTTAGCAGATATCTCTTTGAACCTTGTGATGGGAGGAAGAGAGCAGACAAAAATAGGAACAGCTAAAAGATCACCACCAAATCTCTCTCCAGCAACTGTGCTCACCTACACAGGAAAACAGGTCAGACACACATCTGTGTTTGCATTATCTACAGCAAACCTTTTGTGTACTGGCCCCAGAGAGAAAGAGGGTTTTActtgtttgtttggggttttttttaatcaaattttcTTCTGCCTCAAGGAAACTATGGGCAAGAGAAGGCTAAAGTTTGAGTataaaaatgagcctctatacAGCATTGAGCACAAACTCACAAgctcaagaaagaaaaaaaatctgtccctggagagtggaaatggaatgcaaagctcGTTCTGTTTTCTCCCTCTAGGACTATCATTCTGGTGTCATTCCTCTCGAGATCTTATGGAATGTCTGCTCTATTTCCTATCTTCCTGCCATCTTTCTCACATTCCCTCTATCTTCTAGTTCCGAGGCCTGGCTCTGtacgctgtattttttttttctttcataaccAGTTCTCCCCTAAGGACACTGCTTCAGCTGCTGCCCTCTCACAAACACTCTGTAGGCTGCAATTTAGGTTCGCTTCTACCCCTCCATCTGACTTCAACCCATTCCTCTTCAATCCTGTGCCTTGTCTTCCCTTTGAGACACCCAAATATCCCACCACCATTTCCAACTTTAACTAGGTCAAGACAGATCTTAAtctctttcctcccaaacccactttcTCCTTTTTGTGTCTTAATTCTCCCAGTCAGCTTGCAACCCTAGTCTCTACTCGCATCCAGAACAGTGTCTCACTATGAACTAAACAAATAACCAAAACACATCACACACTACATCAGAGTACACACAACAGTGCTGCAAACTGAACTCACAAAACAATATACTTCATTACACTCTTCAATGAATTTGACCTCAACAGGCACAACAGACGTCAGCGGCGATTCGTTTCATTTAAGCATACACACAAGCCCATAATCATTTAAATTTCTACTTGTATACTTTTGAACTTTAGTACATTTGACAAAGAAATAATCACACTTATCTTGACAATGCACAGGACCCAGACACTGTATCACCAACAAGCGGCATATTTCACATCTGCTGTCTCAAGGGTGTGGTCCAGGAGTGTTTAAAATTGCATTTGAGCATTGCACTGAACGCCAAGTCCTGAGGCTATGGATGAAACAGGACTTGGCATTCAGGGCAATGTTTAAGTCCAGTTTAAGCAATACCAGACCACACTCTGAGGCAGCAGATGCGAAACATGCCACTTGTTGGCGATCCAGTGTGTGGGTCCTGTGCATTGTTGAGATTATTTGGTTTGTCAAATTTACTAAAGTTCAAAAGTATGCAAATACAAATTTAAATGAATATGGGCACAAAAGACCGATGAGGAGGCAGGTGACCTATGGGCTTGTTTGTATGTTCATATGAAACGAATCACCGCAGAGGTCTATTGTGCTAGTTGAGATCAAACACAATAAAGAGTGTGATGAAGTATATGGCTTTGTTGGGTCTGGAAGTAATTTCAGTATTTTCCCCGCAATCGCTTAAGTTGACCTTTAATTGGATATATATTACAAGGCATCAGGTCTCCACCAGTGTGGTATAGCCATAAACTctcttttaaatcacattttccaaaacagtttttttttaagaaagtaaAGCAGCACCGTTTCAAACTCTAACATTAAGCTTTCTGCTTCTTAAAAAGAAACTTAAAATGATGATTTTAGAGGTAGCACTTGAGATGGGTAATAACGAGACGTGCTTTGTACCAGGTGTTCCCTCTCAATTAGAGCACTACCGAATACGAATACCAAATACGAGTAACAGGCACTGAGCTCTAACATTACaaacaataaaagaagcaacatgaaatcagagatcaagtgtttatttcagaagGATTTAGCAAAATAGAGCACCAGATTATTTGTATCAAATTTAAGTCACTATTCAGTCGAATACAAATGATGTATTTGGGCCCGAATTGAATTCAAATATTCAGTTTAGCCCTAATCTCAATACACCCAACTGTAATGATTTAAATACCCAGTTAAAGTGATGAAAATCTACTCATCACAGTGAGTTCTAGACACCAGACATACCTGGAACATATTGGAAAAAGGCAGAGCAGTCTAGTGAGCCTGAAGAACAGGGGGCACAGCCACAACAGGTTATGCCACGCAGCTAAATTCTGGCCAAAATTAAAAGGCGCTCCAAGCCAACCTTTTCCAAGGCCTCTTTGTCAAAAATCTGAATTCAGGTATAAAAGGGAAGTTGACGGGAATGTATCAAAGCTGATAAACTGGAGCATAGGTGTCTGGCACACAGGACTGGGAGATTTGAGCTGCTAACTCACTGCCACACCCCAGGAGAAAATAATCAACCAATACTTTAATGGAGGGATTGTGAGGGTCCTGGAGAAACGAAGGCAGTGACCCACTGACATCTATACAGTTATCTGGAGATAAAAAATTTCCCTTGGCAAAACTGCCCACAATTGCCACATTGCAGAAGAGATGGTTCCCAGAGcaattttaattaaatttaataaGCATCAGACAAGGAACAGTGACATGGATGAAATTGCTGCATGAAAAGATCAGTTCCACCTGCTTTATCTAGCTCAACCGAGTACACAGTATGGTGGGGAGGGCAGAAAAGTTTAATTCCTTTGAAGCAGCTATGGACGTTTAGAAAACAATTGGAAAGGATGAGAAAAGGTGGTGTTGCGCATTTGCAGGTGCTTTGTCCTCCACATGTAAAATAGAGTGGCAGAAGATTAGGTGATAAGATAAGAATGGTAACAGCATCATTTACTGCGTGTTCCTGAGGACCAACAGCTTTGTCAGCATGTACGGCTCATTGACAGCAAGCTTAAGGCTAGCCACATGGAAGATGGCTGGATGGAAGGCCATCCACAATATGCAGAAACTAGTCTGTCGAAGATTCAGGTGTGCTCTGCTTCTGAGACAACTGAAGGGCTAGGAAAGCTTTGATGACCTGGCAGCAGGACACAGGAGAGTCTACATGAAGTGTTTTGTTGTCTGTTTCATCATTTTAATGGTGTAGATAAAGAATGAAACAGACTGAAGAGGAGCCAGGCAGC is a window of Microcaecilia unicolor chromosome 11, aMicUni1.1, whole genome shotgun sequence DNA encoding:
- the OTUB1 gene encoding ubiquitin thioesterase OTUB1, whose protein sequence is MAAEEAQRSQETVGDSEGVNCLAYDEAIMAQQDRIQQEIAVQNALVSERLELSVLYKEYAVDDEIYQQKIKDLHKKYTYIRKTRPDGNCFYRAFGFSHLEALLDDSKELQRFKEISAKSKEDLVTQGFTEFTIEDFHNTFMDLIELVEKRSSISDILGAFNDQSISDYLVVYLRLLTSGYLQREHQFFQHFIEGGRTVKEFCQQEVEPMAKESDHIHIIALAQALNVSILVEYMDRGEGGATNHHVFPEGSVPNVYLLYRPGHYDILYK